The following are encoded together in the Oncorhynchus gorbuscha isolate QuinsamMale2020 ecotype Even-year linkage group LG03, OgorEven_v1.0, whole genome shotgun sequence genome:
- the LOC124031532 gene encoding uncharacterized protein LOC124031532 isoform X2, whose product MDGVLEGAAVVCVCKLACSLLFLPVVTASLSAVSFCCNCLLLFTDLVVTNPWLPQFSTSSDVIALRFLLFLSHTYWAVLLMTTPLVAVETAMKLQWPQVHGGRGRAVDGDTGGRSKTPGSKAPAHHHGVTVEVEDGQSRDTDSQRGGREDQEKCLPHIIYFLCCLLVWVLCGVCGGQSWRLWVKVCMERTSSLTMCLPSLPNNVLSALGEPCWALATVILALLLVLTVGWGLLRRHLAYTETDTHSKTHKGEHGTDIELPAQTFAAPCMAVNPATSAVPDTQSVDPETTRSRCSLHSPCSGNNIQLSLAHHGYSVLLSLECLSAEILEEHRATKGLGDMPLSTTVEEHTGSTYRSQCGMGQWGFPCLGVNVMTGFVCLLIVCVLPLNLSVNILLIRHIETMLEWSLKLLLFVPKEATDNTGLSQSK is encoded by the exons ATGGATGGTGTGTTGGAGGGAgcggctgtggtgtgtgtgtgtaaactggcCTGCAGTCTTCTCTTCCTGCCCGTGGTCACTGCTTCTCTCAGTGCAGTCAGCTTCTGCTGCAACTGCCTGCTGCTCTTCACAGACCTCGTAGTCACAA ACCCCTGGCTACCTCAGTTTTCCACGTCCTCTGATGTCATTGCCCTGCGCTTCCTGCTCTTCCTCAGCCACACCTACTGGGCGGTGCTGCTGATGACCACTCCTCTTGTTGCCGTGGAGACTGCCATGAAGTTGCAGTGGCCCCAGGTCCATGGTGGCAGAGGTAGAGCAGTGGACGGGGACACAGGCGGACGTAGTAAAACTCCGGGCTCTAAAGCTCCTGCACATCACCATGGGGTGACAGTGGAGGTAGAGGACGGGCAGAGCAGGgacacagacagccagagaggagggagagaggaccagGAAAAGTGCCTGCCCCACATCATTTACTTCCTCTGCTGTCTGCTGGTGTGGGttctctgtggtgtctgtgggGGTCAGAGCTGGAGACTTTGGGTGAAGGTCTGCATGGAGAGAACCAGCTCTCTCACTATGTGCCTTCCCAGCCTCCCCAACAATGTCCTGTCTGCTCTGGGTGAGCCCTGCTGGGCCCTGGCCACCGTGATCTTGGCCCTCCTGCTGGTGCTGACGGTGGGCTGGGGCCTGCTCAGACGACACCTGGCCTACACAGAGACGGACACGCACTCAAAGACACACAAGGGGGAACATGGCACTGACATTGAACTGCCCGCACAAACATTCGCTGCACCATGCATGGCTGTAAACCCTGCCACGTCAGCGGTGCCAGACACACAGTCTGTTGACCCAGAGACAACACGGTCCAGATGCTCCCTTCACAGCCCATGTTCCGGGAACAACATACAGCTATCACTGGCTCACCATGGATACTCTGTCCTCTTATCGTTGGAGTGTTTGTCAGCAGAGATACTAGAGGAACACAGAGCGACAAAAGGACTAGGAGACATGCCTCTCAGCACTACCGTGGAGGAACACACAGGCTCTACCTACAGGAGCCAGTGTGGGATGGGGCAGTGGGGCTTTCCCTGCCTGGGGGTAAACGTAATGACAGGGTTTGTGTGTCTGCTCATTGTCTGTGTGTTACCTCTAAATCTCAGCGTGAACATCCTACTGATCAGGCACATAGAGACAATGCTGGAGTGGAGTTTGAAGCTCTTATTGTTTGTACCCAAAGAAGCCACAGACAACACAGGGCTCTCCCAGTCAAAGTAA
- the LOC124031532 gene encoding uncharacterized protein LOC124031532 isoform X1 has protein sequence MDGVLEGAAVVCVCKLACSLLFLPVVTASLSAVSFCCNCLLLFTDLVVTTILVVLWFADPWLPQFSTSSDVIALRFLLFLSHTYWAVLLMTTPLVAVETAMKLQWPQVHGGRGRAVDGDTGGRSKTPGSKAPAHHHGVTVEVEDGQSRDTDSQRGGREDQEKCLPHIIYFLCCLLVWVLCGVCGGQSWRLWVKVCMERTSSLTMCLPSLPNNVLSALGEPCWALATVILALLLVLTVGWGLLRRHLAYTETDTHSKTHKGEHGTDIELPAQTFAAPCMAVNPATSAVPDTQSVDPETTRSRCSLHSPCSGNNIQLSLAHHGYSVLLSLECLSAEILEEHRATKGLGDMPLSTTVEEHTGSTYRSQCGMGQWGFPCLGVNVMTGFVCLLIVCVLPLNLSVNILLIRHIETMLEWSLKLLLFVPKEATDNTGLSQSK, from the exons ATGGATGGTGTGTTGGAGGGAgcggctgtggtgtgtgtgtgtaaactggcCTGCAGTCTTCTCTTCCTGCCCGTGGTCACTGCTTCTCTCAGTGCAGTCAGCTTCTGCTGCAACTGCCTGCTGCTCTTCACAGACCTCGTAGTCACAA CTATCCTGGTTGTCCTCTGGTTTGCAGACCCCTGGCTACCTCAGTTTTCCACGTCCTCTGATGTCATTGCCCTGCGCTTCCTGCTCTTCCTCAGCCACACCTACTGGGCGGTGCTGCTGATGACCACTCCTCTTGTTGCCGTGGAGACTGCCATGAAGTTGCAGTGGCCCCAGGTCCATGGTGGCAGAGGTAGAGCAGTGGACGGGGACACAGGCGGACGTAGTAAAACTCCGGGCTCTAAAGCTCCTGCACATCACCATGGGGTGACAGTGGAGGTAGAGGACGGGCAGAGCAGGgacacagacagccagagaggagggagagaggaccagGAAAAGTGCCTGCCCCACATCATTTACTTCCTCTGCTGTCTGCTGGTGTGGGttctctgtggtgtctgtgggGGTCAGAGCTGGAGACTTTGGGTGAAGGTCTGCATGGAGAGAACCAGCTCTCTCACTATGTGCCTTCCCAGCCTCCCCAACAATGTCCTGTCTGCTCTGGGTGAGCCCTGCTGGGCCCTGGCCACCGTGATCTTGGCCCTCCTGCTGGTGCTGACGGTGGGCTGGGGCCTGCTCAGACGACACCTGGCCTACACAGAGACGGACACGCACTCAAAGACACACAAGGGGGAACATGGCACTGACATTGAACTGCCCGCACAAACATTCGCTGCACCATGCATGGCTGTAAACCCTGCCACGTCAGCGGTGCCAGACACACAGTCTGTTGACCCAGAGACAACACGGTCCAGATGCTCCCTTCACAGCCCATGTTCCGGGAACAACATACAGCTATCACTGGCTCACCATGGATACTCTGTCCTCTTATCGTTGGAGTGTTTGTCAGCAGAGATACTAGAGGAACACAGAGCGACAAAAGGACTAGGAGACATGCCTCTCAGCACTACCGTGGAGGAACACACAGGCTCTACCTACAGGAGCCAGTGTGGGATGGGGCAGTGGGGCTTTCCCTGCCTGGGGGTAAACGTAATGACAGGGTTTGTGTGTCTGCTCATTGTCTGTGTGTTACCTCTAAATCTCAGCGTGAACATCCTACTGATCAGGCACATAGAGACAATGCTGGAGTGGAGTTTGAAGCTCTTATTGTTTGTACCCAAAGAAGCCACAGACAACACAGGGCTCTCCCAGTCAAAGTAA